In one window of Rhodoglobus vestalii DNA:
- a CDS encoding biotin carboxylase N-terminal domain-containing protein encodes MAMFSAVLVANRGEISCRITRTLHSMGIRSIAVYTEHDHDAKHVRVADAAVLIGSYLSVEEIVAAAHAIPSMNAEAIHPGYGFLSENAHLAEACAAAGVTFIGPGVDALTIMGDKIASKKHVTERGVAVIPGVAEPGMTNDDLVAAADEVGFPLLIKPSAGGGGKGMTIVREPAAVADALASARRVASAAFGDDTLFLERLVEKPRHIEVQVLADSHGTTIHLGERECSLQRRHQKIIEEAPSPLLDEATRQRIGEAACEVARSVNYVGAGTVEFLASDNSPDEFFFMEMNTRLQVEHPVTEMVTGIDLVEWQVRIAAGEKLTVEKPQLTGHSVEARIYSEDPANDFLPSAGRIIALYEADGAHSSSVHSDGLHSDGVHSDGVRAGSVRVDSSLVEGGTVSANYDPMLAKVISYGATRDEAFTALDRALADTVILGVTTNIEFLRALLARDDVRAGALDTGLIERALAEIEFAAPSPAVLAAAALSIHSDHWMSGSPWQQPSGWRVGKHRPARYRFECAGTVHEVLVAGPPSAAQVTVADQTTPARLTSTGIEWGTLSIPLTIARDSARAASDTSTIWVAQQGTSFSLIEQSRAESLATHRATLARVAGVVDPELRSPMPGTVVAVAVAHGDTVTAGQTVLTIEAMKMEHPVVATLDGVVDISLKPGDLVTRDQIVARIESPQASTEGETP; translated from the coding sequence AGCACGACCATGACGCGAAGCACGTGCGGGTGGCAGATGCTGCCGTCCTGATCGGGAGCTACCTCTCGGTCGAAGAGATCGTTGCTGCCGCACATGCCATTCCGAGCATGAACGCTGAGGCGATTCATCCGGGCTATGGATTTCTGTCGGAAAACGCGCACTTGGCCGAAGCTTGTGCAGCAGCAGGGGTGACTTTCATCGGCCCGGGCGTGGACGCGCTCACCATCATGGGCGACAAGATCGCCTCGAAGAAGCATGTGACCGAGCGTGGTGTCGCGGTAATTCCCGGTGTCGCTGAGCCGGGCATGACCAACGATGATCTTGTGGCTGCGGCCGATGAGGTGGGGTTCCCGCTGCTGATTAAGCCATCTGCGGGTGGTGGCGGCAAGGGCATGACGATTGTGCGCGAGCCCGCGGCAGTAGCCGACGCTCTCGCCTCTGCTCGCCGCGTGGCCAGTGCTGCGTTCGGCGACGACACCCTGTTTCTCGAACGTCTCGTGGAGAAGCCGCGCCACATCGAGGTGCAGGTTCTGGCCGACAGCCACGGCACGACGATCCATCTGGGGGAGCGCGAGTGCTCGTTGCAGCGCCGCCACCAGAAGATCATCGAAGAAGCGCCGTCACCGCTACTTGACGAAGCAACCCGGCAGCGTATTGGTGAGGCGGCGTGTGAGGTTGCGCGCAGCGTCAACTACGTCGGAGCCGGAACAGTTGAGTTCCTTGCCTCCGATAATTCGCCAGACGAGTTCTTCTTCATGGAGATGAACACCCGACTGCAAGTGGAGCATCCCGTCACGGAGATGGTCACGGGAATCGACCTGGTGGAGTGGCAAGTGCGCATTGCGGCGGGCGAGAAGCTCACGGTGGAGAAGCCGCAGCTCACCGGTCACTCGGTCGAGGCCCGCATCTACTCAGAAGATCCCGCCAACGACTTCCTACCCTCGGCCGGTCGAATCATCGCACTGTACGAAGCCGACGGCGCTCATTCAAGCAGCGTGCATTCAGACGGCCTGCATTCAGACGGAGTGCATTCAGACGGAGTGCGTGCAGGCAGCGTGCGCGTCGATAGCTCGCTCGTTGAGGGTGGCACGGTCTCCGCGAACTACGACCCGATGCTAGCGAAGGTGATTTCCTACGGCGCAACACGTGACGAAGCGTTCACGGCCCTCGACCGAGCGCTGGCCGACACCGTGATTCTGGGCGTCACCACAAACATCGAGTTCTTGAGGGCGCTCCTGGCTCGCGATGATGTTCGGGCAGGTGCGCTGGATACGGGTCTTATCGAGCGGGCGCTGGCCGAGATCGAGTTCGCGGCCCCGAGCCCTGCCGTGCTTGCTGCGGCGGCCCTGAGCATCCATTCTGATCATTGGATGTCGGGCTCACCCTGGCAGCAACCGAGCGGTTGGAGAGTCGGCAAGCATCGCCCCGCCCGCTACCGTTTTGAGTGTGCTGGGACTGTGCACGAGGTTCTAGTTGCCGGGCCGCCCAGCGCAGCGCAAGTCACGGTCGCGGACCAAACCACCCCGGCTCGCCTGACGAGTACCGGTATCGAGTGGGGCACCCTCAGCATCCCGCTCACAATCGCTCGAGATAGCGCGCGCGCAGCATCCGACACTTCCACCATCTGGGTTGCCCAGCAGGGCACCTCGTTCTCGCTGATTGAGCAGAGCCGCGCGGAGTCGTTGGCCACCCACCGCGCAACCCTCGCCCGGGTCGCTGGCGTTGTCGATCCCGAGCTTCGTTCGCCCATGCCCGGCACCGTGGTTGCGGTTGCTGTTGCCCACGGTGACACGGTGACTGCCGGTCAGACGGTGCTCACGATTGAAGCCATGAAGATGGAACACCCCGTCGTTGCGACCCTCGATGGGGTTGTCGACATTAGTTTGAAGCCTGGCGATCTGGTCACACGCGATCAGATCGTTGCCCGAATCGAATCGCCACAAGCGAGCACTGAAGGAGAAACCCCATGA
- a CDS encoding acyl-CoA dehydrogenase family protein: protein MSHVVTHLGLTDDEKKLQADVRHFADTVVAPAAYEYDTKRELPYEIIAQMGEMGLFGLPFPKEFGGQGKDYVSLCLAVEELARVDQSIAVTLEAGLGLGAMPIFKQGTDAQKQEWLPMLARGEALAGFGLTEAEAGSDAAGTKTTAELVDGEWVINGTKQFITNSGSKITKLVTVTAVTGRRDNGKPELSAILVPNGTPGFTVHPPYDKVGWHTSDTHPLSFDNVRVPEANLLGERGRGFANFIETLDEGRVAFAALCTGAAQGCLEESIRYANERHVFGRSIGSNQHIAFKIARMQARVHSARLATYDAARKMVAGIPFKAEASLAKMISSEAAMDNARDATQIFGGYGFLNQTPVARHYRDSKVLELGEGTTEVQLMVIARELGFATL from the coding sequence ATGAGCCATGTAGTCACCCACCTCGGTCTCACCGATGATGAGAAGAAGCTGCAAGCGGACGTCCGCCACTTTGCCGACACCGTTGTCGCCCCGGCGGCGTACGAATACGACACGAAGCGTGAACTGCCGTACGAGATCATCGCCCAGATGGGGGAGATGGGGCTTTTCGGTTTGCCGTTCCCGAAGGAGTTCGGTGGGCAAGGAAAAGATTATGTTTCGCTGTGTCTAGCAGTTGAGGAGTTGGCTCGGGTCGACCAGTCAATCGCGGTCACGCTTGAAGCCGGTCTCGGCCTCGGCGCTATGCCGATCTTCAAGCAGGGCACTGATGCGCAAAAGCAGGAGTGGTTGCCGATGCTCGCGCGCGGTGAAGCCCTCGCAGGGTTCGGCCTAACCGAGGCGGAAGCCGGCTCTGATGCTGCAGGCACCAAGACCACGGCGGAGCTTGTCGATGGCGAATGGGTCATCAACGGAACGAAGCAATTCATCACCAACTCGGGGAGCAAGATCACCAAGCTGGTGACCGTTACCGCGGTGACGGGTCGCCGCGATAACGGCAAGCCTGAACTGAGCGCCATTCTGGTTCCCAATGGCACGCCCGGTTTCACCGTGCACCCGCCCTATGACAAGGTCGGCTGGCACACCTCCGACACGCATCCGCTGTCGTTCGACAATGTGCGTGTTCCCGAAGCGAACCTTCTGGGTGAGCGCGGCCGCGGTTTCGCGAACTTCATCGAGACGCTGGACGAGGGTCGTGTTGCTTTTGCGGCACTCTGCACGGGGGCCGCGCAGGGCTGCCTCGAGGAGTCGATCCGTTACGCCAACGAACGCCATGTCTTCGGTCGTTCGATCGGCTCGAACCAGCACATCGCGTTCAAGATTGCGCGGATGCAGGCACGGGTACATTCGGCACGCTTGGCTACCTACGATGCAGCCCGCAAAATGGTTGCGGGTATTCCTTTCAAGGCGGAGGCGAGTTTGGCGAAAATGATCAGCAGCGAGGCGGCGATGGATAACGCTCGGGATGCCACTCAGATCTTTGGCGGCTACGGCTTCCTCAACCAAACGCCTGTCGCTCGCCACTACCGCGACTCCAAGGTGCTTGAGCTCGGCGAGGGCACCACCGAGGTTCAGCTGATGGTTATTGCCCGCGAGTTGGGATTCGCCACACTATGA
- a CDS encoding MaoC family dehydratase, protein MTGKRIQQRGLWFDEFEEGAVYLHAPGRTVTEADNVFFTTLTMNTQSLHLDAAWSAEQPFGQRLMNSMFTLSTMVGASVAQLTQGTIVANLGFTEVNFPHPLYHGDTMYSESEVLEKRLSKSRPGQGIISLRHTAKNQEGVVVAVATRSVMVWTEENAP, encoded by the coding sequence ATGACCGGCAAACGTATTCAGCAGCGCGGCCTCTGGTTCGACGAGTTCGAGGAGGGTGCGGTTTACCTGCACGCGCCCGGTCGCACCGTTACTGAGGCCGACAATGTCTTCTTTACGACGCTCACAATGAACACGCAGTCGTTGCATTTGGATGCTGCGTGGTCGGCGGAGCAACCTTTTGGGCAGCGCTTGATGAATTCGATGTTCACGCTCTCGACGATGGTGGGGGCATCCGTGGCTCAGCTGACGCAGGGCACGATTGTGGCGAACTTGGGTTTCACTGAGGTCAACTTTCCGCATCCGCTTTATCACGGCGACACAATGTATTCGGAGAGTGAAGTGCTGGAGAAGCGGCTCTCGAAGTCGCGCCCCGGCCAGGGCATCATCTCGCTGCGGCACACTGCCAAGAACCAAGAGGGAGTTGTTGTTGCTGTGGCAACTCGCTCGGTAATGGTCTGGACTGAGGAGAACGCACCGTGA
- a CDS encoding HpcH/HpaI aldolase/citrate lyase family protein, with protein MSFTLGPSILFVPADRPDRYAKALERADAIIIDLEDAVASVDKAEARKALIANPMDPARTIVRINPAGTQDHDSDLEALEQTDYRTVMLAKAESVADFDALTELDVIALCETARGVLAATSLASLDCVVALMWGAEDLVASLGGTSSREDDGPYRGVALHARSSVLLAAGAYSKAVIDAVHLDISDTDGLGAEARDAAALGFTATACIHPSQVAVVRESYAPTVEQIASARALLAAAETQLGVFSFEGRMVDGPILRHAECVVARAGLREA; from the coding sequence GTGAGTTTCACCCTAGGTCCGTCGATTCTGTTTGTTCCGGCTGATCGCCCGGATCGCTATGCGAAAGCTCTGGAGCGCGCGGATGCCATCATTATTGACCTTGAGGATGCTGTTGCCAGTGTCGACAAGGCTGAGGCGCGCAAGGCACTCATCGCGAACCCGATGGATCCGGCACGCACGATCGTGCGGATCAACCCCGCCGGCACGCAGGACCACGACAGTGACCTCGAAGCTCTCGAGCAGACCGACTACCGCACCGTGATGCTGGCGAAGGCGGAGTCGGTTGCTGACTTTGATGCGTTGACCGAGCTCGATGTGATCGCACTGTGCGAGACCGCTCGTGGTGTGCTCGCTGCGACAAGTCTCGCGTCGCTCGATTGCGTGGTTGCTCTTATGTGGGGTGCGGAAGATCTCGTTGCTTCGCTCGGTGGTACTTCGTCACGCGAAGACGATGGGCCGTATCGCGGCGTGGCGCTCCATGCGCGTTCGTCGGTTCTGCTCGCGGCCGGTGCCTATTCGAAGGCCGTGATCGACGCGGTGCATCTCGATATTTCCGACACCGATGGCCTCGGTGCTGAGGCTCGGGATGCTGCAGCGCTCGGGTTCACCGCGACGGCCTGCATCCATCCCTCACAGGTCGCGGTTGTGCGTGAGAGCTACGCGCCGACGGTCGAGCAGATCGCGTCAGCGCGGGCACTTCTCGCCGCAGCGGAAACGCAGCTCGGCGTCTTCAGCTTTGAGGGTCGGATGGTCGATGGGCCCATCCTGCGACACGCCGAGTGCGTTGTTGCGCGGGCGGGGTTGCGGGAGGCTTAG